One part of the Paraglaciecola sp. L3A3 genome encodes these proteins:
- a CDS encoding 3'-5' exonuclease: MERPTKEQVQRLPLYVGLGIGDINIIETELDALNAVKVLEREKCLGFDTESKPIFRKGQTSPGPTLIQLATESKAFLFPTRFPFAVSAANAILNNPDIQKVGFGIKGDNKELRNKLNINIVNTQDLSVVLKNLVQDENLIGAKAAVAMVLKFRLGKGAQRSNWAQYPLQQHQILYAANDAHAAISVKKSLADRLG, encoded by the coding sequence ATGGAACGTCCCACTAAAGAGCAAGTACAAAGGTTGCCTTTGTATGTAGGCCTTGGCATTGGTGATATTAATATTATAGAAACTGAGCTAGATGCGCTTAATGCAGTAAAAGTATTAGAAAGGGAAAAATGTCTGGGGTTTGATACTGAAAGTAAGCCTATCTTTCGTAAGGGCCAAACCAGTCCCGGGCCGACCTTGATCCAACTGGCTACAGAGTCTAAGGCCTTCTTATTTCCAACTCGATTTCCTTTTGCCGTATCAGCTGCTAATGCTATTTTAAATAACCCTGATATTCAAAAGGTGGGGTTTGGCATTAAAGGGGATAACAAAGAATTACGTAATAAACTCAATATCAATATTGTAAACACCCAAGACTTATCTGTTGTATTAAAGAACCTTGTACAGGACGAAAATCTAATTGGTGCAAAGGCGGCTGTGGCAATGGTGCTTAAATTTCGATTAGGTAAGGGCGCGCAGCGATCAAATTGGGCTCAATATCCACTGCAACAACATCAGATTTTATACGCAGCAAATGATGCGCATGCGGCTATTAGTGTTAAAAAATCCTTAGCGGATAGACTAGGTTAA
- a CDS encoding ATP-binding protein gives MVILNRKFVSKIAASFLFLAAVGVIINYWKEQAQIQENKVAATQVLSQYRAQLERELLQNLALTAGIKSYISVHPEMTQQQFSAFAQDMLTHHSQIRNIGAAKDLVITHIYPLQNNVKALGLDYKSIPVQYAAVLRALESDKVLLDGPVDLVQGGKGLIARQKIVNSQNGEFWGVLSVVIDYDLLFTTVNHLFPQVKVAIKQAEAPNKAVYGEQSIFERAQATSVIGLPIGSWLIAIDWHNLNQHKGSAVVIIVPLILLWMLILLVFQREERYQQQLKIQTAAANQANQTKSLFLANMSHEIRTPLNGVIGTLQILKQSPLETKQKKLTDSALFSARKLLTIISDILDFSKIEANKIEVENIPFELDDIITFVEFSFNQMAKEKGVAFTVEVQDAIPPYWAGDPTRIGQILLNLVSNGIKFTEQGRVILRISHEHSAETDYLILRVEDTGTGMDAQELSRAFEPFTQTDSSITRRFGGTGLGLVICKNLVTALKGNMQVKSAKGEGTKFEVKLPLTIEKPPVDRLTEESDSVPNLHGKVLLVAEDNEINQMVMLHALEPTGATIYMANNGIEACEKVQQYSPNLILMDIQMPKMDGVAATLSIRKKDHTTPIIAFTANVMAEEIAQYSQQGFNAYLSKPFDLDKLYSLLTKYLLSPK, from the coding sequence ATGGTAATTCTCAACAGAAAATTTGTCAGTAAAATTGCCGCGTCATTTTTGTTTTTAGCGGCAGTCGGTGTCATTATTAATTATTGGAAAGAGCAGGCTCAAATCCAAGAAAATAAAGTCGCAGCAACACAAGTTTTATCCCAATATCGTGCCCAATTAGAACGGGAATTATTACAGAACCTAGCGCTAACAGCAGGTATAAAAAGCTATATCTCGGTACACCCAGAGATGACGCAACAACAATTCTCCGCTTTCGCGCAAGATATGCTCACTCATCATAGTCAAATTCGTAATATTGGTGCTGCTAAAGATCTGGTGATTACGCATATATATCCTTTACAGAATAATGTGAAAGCTTTGGGATTGGATTACAAATCAATCCCTGTGCAATATGCTGCAGTATTACGAGCATTGGAAAGCGATAAAGTTTTATTAGATGGTCCTGTGGATTTGGTACAAGGTGGCAAAGGGCTGATTGCCCGTCAAAAAATAGTGAATAGCCAAAATGGTGAGTTTTGGGGAGTGTTATCTGTAGTTATCGATTACGACCTACTCTTTACAACAGTCAATCATTTATTTCCTCAAGTAAAGGTGGCAATCAAACAAGCCGAAGCACCGAATAAAGCGGTTTATGGCGAACAATCTATATTTGAACGCGCTCAAGCGACTTCAGTGATTGGGTTACCAATTGGGTCTTGGTTGATTGCGATAGACTGGCACAACCTTAATCAACACAAGGGTAGTGCGGTAGTAATAATTGTGCCGTTGATCCTACTTTGGATGCTGATATTGTTGGTCTTTCAGCGCGAGGAACGTTATCAACAACAGTTAAAAATACAAACCGCGGCCGCCAATCAAGCGAATCAGACTAAATCCCTGTTCTTGGCTAATATGTCTCATGAAATTCGTACCCCATTAAATGGTGTTATTGGCACCTTACAAATACTTAAACAAAGCCCCCTGGAGACGAAACAAAAAAAACTCACCGATAGCGCATTATTCTCAGCCCGTAAACTATTAACCATCATCAGCGATATTCTGGATTTCTCTAAAATAGAAGCCAATAAAATTGAAGTGGAAAATATTCCATTTGAATTGGATGACATTATTACTTTTGTTGAGTTTTCATTTAATCAAATGGCAAAAGAAAAAGGCGTCGCTTTTACTGTCGAAGTACAAGATGCTATTCCTCCATATTGGGCGGGAGATCCCACTCGTATTGGGCAAATATTATTAAATTTGGTGAGTAATGGGATTAAGTTTACCGAGCAGGGGCGAGTCATTCTGCGTATTAGTCATGAGCATTCTGCTGAGACCGATTACTTAATACTGCGAGTGGAAGATACTGGCACTGGAATGGATGCGCAAGAACTGTCTCGTGCATTTGAGCCCTTTACTCAAACTGACTCTTCAATTACCCGGCGATTCGGCGGAACGGGTTTGGGGTTAGTCATATGCAAGAATTTAGTGACGGCACTAAAAGGAAATATGCAAGTTAAGAGTGCTAAAGGTGAAGGGACGAAATTTGAAGTTAAATTGCCGCTAACTATTGAGAAACCACCAGTAGATAGATTGACGGAAGAGTCTGACAGTGTCCCCAATTTACATGGCAAAGTATTGCTAGTTGCTGAAGATAATGAAATTAATCAAATGGTTATGCTACATGCATTAGAGCCTACTGGCGCGACTATTTATATGGCAAATAACGGTATTGAAGCTTGTGAAAAAGTGCAGCAATATTCGCCTAATTTAATCTTAATGGACATTCAAATGCCAAAAATGGATGGAGTGGCTGCCACCTTGTCTATTCGTAAAAAAGATCATACCACACCTATCATTGCCTTTACCGCCAATGTCATGGCAGAAGAAATAGCTCAATATAGCCAACAGGGCTTTAACGCCTATTTATCCAAACCCTTTGATCTAGATAAATTATACTCTCTATTAACCAAATACCTGCTATCGCCAAAGTAG
- the trxC gene encoding thioredoxin TrxC, translated as MHIVCSHCQAINRIPENKSHTQAKCGKCQQAVYSAVPVELADNTFYRYIEKNDLPVIVDFWASWCGPCQAMAPIFESVAKQSKDLLFAKVNTEQAQNVSANASIRSIPTLIFFHHGKEVDRLSGGLSESQLKSWIVQCVQKLG; from the coding sequence ATGCATATAGTTTGTTCACATTGCCAAGCAATAAATCGGATCCCAGAAAATAAAAGTCATACACAGGCTAAATGCGGGAAGTGTCAGCAAGCTGTATACTCGGCCGTTCCTGTCGAGTTAGCTGATAATACATTTTATCGCTATATAGAAAAAAATGATTTGCCAGTGATTGTCGATTTTTGGGCGAGTTGGTGTGGCCCTTGCCAAGCAATGGCGCCCATTTTTGAGAGTGTGGCTAAACAATCTAAAGATCTGTTATTTGCCAAAGTGAATACCGAACAAGCGCAAAATGTATCAGCAAACGCTAGCATTCGCAGCATTCCTACTTTGATTTTCTTTCATCATGGCAAAGAAGTTGATAGGTTGTCGGGTGGCTTAAGTGAGTCACAATTAAAAAGCTGGATAGTGCAGTGTGTACAAAAATTGGGCTGA
- a CDS encoding prepilin-type N-terminal cleavage/methylation domain-containing protein, with product MKIQNTNGFTLIELIIVIVILGILAVVAAPKFIDLNKDANIAALQGMSGAASGAANLVHVKAIIQGVVNDPTGNVDIDGDGVDDVATIYGYPSANRTTGLANAIELGEDWAYGDTFGGGQLFISPARIVGFNGITNNNIPLRGPNCYFTYTPPASANSQPTYQFVTSGC from the coding sequence TTGAAAATACAAAACACTAACGGTTTTACCTTAATTGAATTAATCATTGTAATTGTCATTCTCGGAATTTTGGCAGTTGTGGCTGCTCCTAAATTTATTGACCTGAATAAAGATGCAAATATCGCTGCGTTACAAGGGATGTCTGGGGCGGCAAGCGGTGCGGCCAATTTAGTCCACGTAAAGGCGATTATTCAAGGAGTAGTTAACGATCCTACTGGTAATGTTGACATAGATGGTGATGGTGTAGACGATGTTGCCACAATTTATGGCTACCCAAGTGCAAACCGAACAACAGGTCTTGCCAATGCCATTGAATTAGGCGAAGACTGGGCATATGGTGATACATTTGGTGGCGGACAACTATTCATTTCACCAGCTAGAATAGTTGGATTCAATGGGATTACTAACAACAATATTCCACTTCGAGGTCCAAATTGTTATTTTACATACACCCCCCCAGCCTCAGCAAATAGTCAACCCACTTATCAATTTGTTACATCAGGTTGCTAA
- the rluB gene encoding 23S rRNA pseudouridine(2605) synthase RluB, with protein sequence MSDKLQKVLANAGVGSRREMERWIEAGRISVNGKIATLGDRVEPSDKVRVDGNPISTPEEAPMCRVLMYNKPEGELCSRKDPEGRATVFDRLPVIKNGRWIAVGRLDINTSGLLLFTNDGELANRLMHPKHEVEREYSVRVFGEVEDKMLKRLTDGVQLEDGLAKFTEIVKKPSDEESTNSWYNVSLSEGRNREVRRLWESQGVQVSRLIRVRYGALELQKRLPQGGWVELTLPDLNALRNSVKLPDETNTLIKIDPGKLDHVKLSRMRRSVKKHRVRQANNKGSNSSR encoded by the coding sequence ATGAGTGATAAATTACAAAAAGTCCTAGCCAATGCTGGCGTAGGCTCTCGTCGTGAAATGGAAAGATGGATCGAAGCCGGCCGTATTTCTGTTAACGGTAAAATTGCCACTTTAGGTGACAGAGTTGAACCTAGCGATAAAGTCAGAGTAGACGGCAATCCTATTAGTACCCCAGAAGAAGCGCCTATGTGTCGCGTTTTGATGTATAACAAACCTGAAGGTGAATTATGCAGCCGTAAAGATCCCGAAGGCCGTGCCACTGTATTTGATCGCCTACCAGTGATTAAAAATGGGCGCTGGATAGCCGTGGGTCGTCTTGATATTAATACCAGTGGGTTATTATTGTTTACCAATGATGGTGAGTTGGCCAATCGCTTAATGCATCCTAAACATGAAGTTGAACGTGAGTACTCTGTTCGTGTATTTGGTGAAGTGGAAGACAAGATGTTAAAACGCCTGACCGACGGCGTACAACTTGAAGATGGCTTAGCTAAATTTACAGAAATAGTGAAAAAACCAAGTGATGAAGAAAGCACTAACTCTTGGTATAACGTTAGTTTGTCTGAAGGACGTAACCGAGAAGTAAGGCGTTTATGGGAATCGCAAGGCGTACAAGTGAGCCGCTTAATACGTGTACGTTATGGCGCACTTGAGTTACAAAAACGTTTACCACAAGGTGGTTGGGTAGAATTAACTTTACCTGATTTAAATGCTTTACGTAACAGTGTAAAACTACCAGATGAAACCAATACCCTAATTAAGATAGATCCAGGTAAATTGGATCACGTTAAGTTGAGTCGTATGCGTAGGTCGGTGAAGAAGCATAGAGTACGTCAGGCGAATAATAAAGGCAGTAACAGCAGTAGATAG